In Elaeis guineensis isolate ETL-2024a chromosome 1, EG11, whole genome shotgun sequence, a genomic segment contains:
- the LOC105032675 gene encoding L-type lectin-domain containing receptor kinase IX.1 — protein MAPCNSRSLHILDLLFLLLSVLIPLVNPLSFKYTGNQLDEPNLNFSGDATFGNNAIQLTKAQWGSQIGNSSGSATYPQRVPLWDKVSGMLANFTTNFSFAFDKGETDNGGDGLAFFLSPFPFEAPPNSRGGGFGLFNATSENNVVAVEFDSYRNLEFNDTFTIHVGIDIRSLRSKKQLYLNNGIERIVQFNASVGYDAITRNLSIFVSNASDPRMNWSLSDVVDLRDYLPEYVTIGFSGSTGASIELHSIYAWEFNSSNLSSQDLAPNAGPSPSNETSVAKKKSKMGLVVGLAVGTGILLCGLGLVWSAVWHKRARGGMEAEEEEEEMALELSINNAFERGGGPKKFSYSALAIATRNFVKEAKLGEGGFGEVYMGVLHDTKQEVAIKRISRDSKQGKKEYIAEVSIISRLRHRNLVQLIGYCHERGDLLLVYEYMPNKSLDYHLYSEERLLTWPERYKIAFGLASALLYLHEEWEQCVVHRDVKPSNVMLDSGFNAKLGDFGLARLVDHESNMQTTVMAGTRGYIAPEYATTGKASKESDVYSFGVVLLEIACGRKPIDVKEKPNKINLVEWIWELYGKNMCLTAVDKGLKMEFEEKQMERFMIVGLWCVYPDHNLRPSIRQAINVLKFDAPLPDLPPKMPVAMFFPPMDISNLISTSSSSGGPSVSSYSSSSNSNIHKSYFE, from the exons ATGGCTCCCTGCAACTCTAGATCTCTCCACATCCTAGATCTCCTCTTTCTGCTGTTATCTGTCCTGATCCCCCTTGTAAACCCACTCTCTTTCAAATACACTGGCAATCAACTGGACGAGCCAAACTTAAACTTCTCCGGCGACGCCACCTTTGGCAACAATGCAATCCAACTCACCAAGGCCCAGTGGGGCTCTCAAATTGGCAATAGCTCTGGAAGCGCAACATATCCTCAACGGGTGCCTCTTTGGGACAAAGTTTCAGGAATGCTCGCCAACTTCACTACAAATTTCAGTTTCGCTTTCGACAAGGGAGAAACTGACAACGGGGGCGATGGGCTTGCCTTCTTCCTCTCACCCTTCCCTTTTGAGGCTCCACCGAATTCACGCGGTGGAGGTTTTGGACTATTTAATGCTACATCGGAGAATAATGTGGTGGCCGTCGAATTCGATAGCTACCGGAATCTGGAGTTCAACGATACATTCACCATCCATGTGGGCATCGACATTCGATCGCTGCGTTCCAAAAAACAACTGTACTTGAATAATGGCATCGAAAGGATTGTACAATTCAATGCATCCGTTGGTTATGATGCTATTACTCGAAATTTGAGCATCTTCGTCAGTAATGCTTCAGATCCTCGGATGAATTGGAGCCTGTCTGATGTTGTGGACTTGAGGGACTACTTGCCCGAGTATGTAACCATTGGTTTCTCAGGCTCCACCGGGGCTTCTATCGAGTTGCATAGCATCTATGCCTGGGAGTTCAATTCCTCCAATTTGAGTTCTCAAGATCTTGCTCCCAATGCTGGACCAAGTCCGAGTAATGAAACTTCCGTAGCCAAGAAGAAGAGTAAGATGGGATTAGTGGTGGGGCTTGCTGTTGGTACTGGGATCTTGCTATGTGGGTTGGGTTTGGTGTGGTCTGCAGTATGGCATAAGAGGGCCAGGGgaggaatggaagcagaagaagaagaagaagagatggctCTTGAATTGTCCATCAATAATGCATTCGAGAGAGGTGGCGGCCCCAAGAAATTTTCTTATAGTGCACTCGCGATTGCAACCAGAAATTTTGTTAAGGAGGCAAAGCTTGGGGAAGGTGGTTTCGGGGAGGTTTACATGGGAGTGTTGCATGATACCAAGCAAGAAGTGGCAATCAAAAGGATTTCTAGGGATTCTAAGCAAGGGAAGAAGGAGTACATAGCGGAAGTCTCGATTATTAGCCGGCTGAGGCATCGCAATCTCGTGCAACTCATTGGCTATTGCCACGAAAGAGGTGACTTGTTACTTGTCTATGAGTACATGCCTAACAAAAGCCTTGATTACCATCTATACAGCGAGGAGAGATTGCTAACATGGCCAGAGAGGTACAAGATTGCATTCGGCTTGGCCTCGGCACTACTCTATCTTCACGAAGAGTGGGAGCAGTGTGTGGTCCATAGAGATGTCAAGCCAAGCAACGTGATGTTGGATTCAGGGTTCAATGCTAAGCTTGGGGACTTTGGGCTAGCAAGGCTTGTCGATCATGAAAGTAACATGCAAACAACGGTTATGGCTGGGACCAGGGGATACATCGCACCTGAATATGCTACTACAG GAAAAGCTAGCAAAGAATCAGATGTTTACAGCTTTGGAGTAGTTCTACTAGAAATTGCATGTGGTAGAAAACCAATTGATGTAAAAGAGAAGCCAAACAAGATAAACTTGGTAGAGTGGATTTGGGAGCTTTATGGAAAAAACATGTGTTTAACAGCAGTGGATAAAGGGTTAAAGATGGAATTTGAAGAGAAACAAATGGAGCGCTTTATGATTGTAGGGTTGTGGTGTGTCTATCCAGATCACAATTTAAGACCATCAATAAGACAAGCAATTAATGTTCTCAAATTTGATGCTCCACTACCTGATCTGCCACCAAAAATGCCTGTAGCAATGTTTTTTCCTCCAATGGATATTTCTAACTTAATCTCCACGTCATCATCCTCTGGTGGACCTTCCGTTAGTAGCTATTCTTCAAGTTCCAACTCAAATATTCACAAGAGTTATTTTGAGTAA